The following coding sequences are from one Nicotiana tomentosiformis chromosome 3, ASM39032v3, whole genome shotgun sequence window:
- the LOC138908228 gene encoding uncharacterized protein produces MADRTMKSPLGIIDDVLVRVDKFILPTDFMIFNYEVDYEVPIILGRPLLATGKAVVNVEVGERTFREGDEKVIFHVCKSMRQPNSNKVCSFVDLVTEVIVDDTSAIINVEDPLEAVLLNHEDDEKKGLVECANALQGMGSYSYGPRKLSLDLEN; encoded by the coding sequence atggcggatcggacaatgaaaagtccgcttggtattattgatgatgttctagtccGGGTCGACAAGTTTATTTTGCCTACTGATTTCATGATTTTCAACTACGAAgtagactatgaggtgcctataatattggggagacctttaCTAGCAACAGGGAAGGCAGTGGTTAATGTGGAAGTAGGGGAGCGCACCTTCCGAGAGGGCGATGAAAAAGTtatattccacgtgtgcaaatcaatgaggcaaccaaatagcaataaagtttgctcttttgtggatcttgtgacggaggtgatagttgatgacacgagtgccataatcaatgtggaagaccctttggaagctgtgttgttaAACCACGAGGATGATGAAAAGAAAGGCTTGGTTGAATGTGCAAATgcgttgcaaggaatgggatcttactcatatgggccccgtaaactttccttggacttGGAAAACTAG